In the genome of Micromonospora sp. Llam0, the window GCACGATCCAATCGATACGAGTCCCCGGCAACAGGGCTGAGTCCCGCCGCTGCCTCGTTGACATCCGACGCCATCCCGTTGATGTCGTTGCTCGGCCCACCGGTCGTCGACGAGTTGCCGCGTCAGGTCAGCCAGGAACACATCGCCCAGGTTCTTGAGGCAGCGGAGATCCTCGAGCAGTGGGACAACGCGCACGGCGGCGCGCTGGTCCGGGAGATCGCCGACGACAAGCTGCACCGGATGTCCCGGCTGCTGGAGGCGAGCTGCCCGGCCCACCTGCGCCCCGCGCTACACAAGGCGTTGGCCCAGTTGGCGGGGGTCGTGGCGTTCATGCTCTTCGACGCGTACCACCACGAGGCGGCCCGGCAACGGTTCACGTTCGCCCTGCGCTGCGCCAGCATCGGCGGCGACTGGCACCAGCGCGCGATGCTGCTGTCCAGCCTGGCCCGGCAGGCGGTGTGGTGCGGCCAGCCTGACGACGGGCTCACCCACATCGAAATGGCCCTGGTCCGCGCCGACTGGCTCACCGCATCCGAGCGCGCGATGCTGCACACCGTACGGGCACGGGCACTCGCCAAACTCGGACCTGGCAGAGCACAGGAGGCGCTGGCCGCCGTCGGTGCCGCCGATGAAGCCTTCGCGCACGCCGCACCAGCGGAGGACCCGCCGTGGATGTGCTTCTACGACGACGCCCAGCACCACGGAGACACCGCCCACGCGCTGTTCGACGTCGCCCTGC includes:
- a CDS encoding helix-turn-helix domain-containing protein, with amino-acid sequence MQNHPLTAARERLGLTRRQLADAVNKILYPDPGQAAHSAFTANYLGKLENGKIRYPAEDYRTALRIALNADTDDELGFRRRDINMRTKGMLAARSNRYESPATGLSPAAASLTSDAIPLMSLLGPPVVDELPRQVSQEHIAQVLEAAEILEQWDNAHGGALVREIADDKLHRMSRLLEASCPAHLRPALHKALAQLAGVVAFMLFDAYHHEAARQRFTFALRCASIGGDWHQRAMLLSSLARQAVWCGQPDDGLTHIEMALVRADWLTASERAMLHTVRARALAKLGPGRAQEALAAVGAADEAFAHAAPAEDPPWMCFYDDAQHHGDTAHALFDVALHTRLVTESSDRFAYSVAHHLPAYLRSRAISRIKLASLTMVQGDPLEAVTIGNLALDDAGPVRSLRAADDLRALHRMAGPHGKLTEVQELRARIRETVGAVA